A region from the Lolium perenne isolate Kyuss_39 chromosome 4, Kyuss_2.0, whole genome shotgun sequence genome encodes:
- the LOC127347561 gene encoding uncharacterized protein yields the protein MEHKKLSIRWRRIKALEHDPGKRIPISMYDVNDQDRVRRRFIEMGPCQPKNHKFEFTNKGGRERRFCAVWFKDFPWIEYSVEKERACCFVCYLFKDKTRYLGGDAFVKKGFNNWNMKKRLKKHEGEVSSADAEAQEKYDRFNSPQTSIRESIASNTTQYKALYKQRLTWTLKCVRYLLHQGLAFRGHDESEDSLNKGNFLELLNWLAGNFEEVNRVVLKNAPRNCRMIHHDIQQEVIECCAKETTKLLIEELDGGHFSILADESSDVYQNEQLAVCLRYIDKKGRAVERFLGLAHVEDTTSLTLKTAIQKILMNYNLTFAMVRGQGYDGASNMKGNANGLKKLMAYLMR from the coding sequence atggaacataagaaattatcgatacgttggagacgtatcaaggcactCGAACATGATCCTGGAAAGCGGATTCCCATCTCTATGTATGATGTCAATGATCAAGATAGAGTAAGAAGGAGATTTATTGAGATGGGGCCATGTCAACCAAAGAATCATAAATTTGAGTTTACAAATAAAGGTGGAAGAGAGCGTCGCTTTTGCGCTGTTTGGTTTAAAGACTTTCCATGGATTGAGTATAGTGTGGAAAAAGAAAGAGCTTGTTGCTTTGTTTGCTATTTATTCAAGGATAAAACAAGATATCTCGGTGGAGATGCTTTTGTGAAGAAGGGATTTAATAACTGGAACATGAAGAAGAGATTGAAGAAACATGAAGGTGAGGTTAGTAGTGCTGATGCTGAAGCTCAAGAGAAGTATGATAGGTTCAATTCACCACAAACATCAATTCGGGAGTCTATTGCTTCAAACACCACACAATACAAGGCTTTGTATAAACAGCGTTTGACATGGACACTCAAGTGTGTGAGATATCTGTTGCACCAAGGCTTGGCATTTAGAGGACATGATGAAAGTGAAGACTCACTAAACAAAGGAAATTTTCTTGAGCTTCTAAATTGGCTAGCAGGAAATTTTGAAGAGGTTAACAGAGTTGTTCTCAAGAATGCTCCACGGAACTGCAGGATGATTCACCATGATATACAACAAGAGGTGATAGAATGTTGTGCAAAAGAGACTACTAAACTACTCATTGAAGAACTTGATGGTGGTCATTTTTCAATACTTGCAGATGAGTCTAGTGATGTGTATCAGAATGAGCAGTTGGCTGTTTGCTTGCGTTACATTGATAAGAAAGGAAGGGCGGTTGAAAGATTCCTTGGTCTTGCTCATGTTGAAGATACTACCTCTTTGACACTGAAAACCGCAATTCAGAAAATTCTTATGAATTACAATTTGACCTTTGCAATGGTGCGTGGGCAAGGATATGATGGAGCTAGTAACATGAAAGGTAATGCTAATGGCCTGAAAAAACTAATGGCATATTTGATGAGGTAA